TATCTGATCGCGCACTACCTCTCGCTGCTGGTGTTCGCCGGGCAGCAGACGCTGATCCGCGCCTCCGACCCGCTGGTGAACGGGTCGAACTGGTTCGGCACGGCGCATCTGGAGGTCAACTACTCGGTGCTGACGGTGACCTCGATCGCGACCATCCAGGTGATCTCGATCGTCACCGGCCACGTCCTCGGGGTGTTCGCCGCGCACGACCGCTCGGTGCGGCTGTTCCCGCGCACGAAGGCCGTGGCCGGGCAGCTTCCGATCATGGTGCTGATGGTCGGCTACACGATCGGCGGCCTGTCCCTGCTGTTCCAGGGTTGAGCCGCCGGTCAGCGCGGGCGGCGCAGCCGCAGCCGGCGGCCATCGGAGTGCTCCAGCGGGTCGGCCAGGTCGGCGACCAGTTGCTCGCGGGCCCGGGCCATGCGGGACCGGATCGTGCCGATCGGTACGCCGCAGGACTGCGCGGCCTCGGCGTAGGACAGCCCGTGGAGCTGGGTCAGCACGAAAGCGTCGCGCTTGTCCGGGTCGAGCGCGGCGATCAGCATCCGGACGGAGACCTCCTCGGCGCTGTCGCCGTCGGCCCGCAGGCGTTCGCGCAGGCCGTCCGCGCCGTCGAGCGCGGCCACCACGTTGGGCCGCCGACCCTGCTTGCGGAAATGGTCGGCCACGACCCGGCGGGCGATCGACAGCAGCCAGATCCGGCCGGCGGTCTCGCCGCGGAAGGTGCGCAGTCCCCGCAGGGCGCGCAGGTAGGTCTCCTGGGTCAGGTCATCGGCGTTGCCCCGGTCGACCAGGTAGGCCACGTAACGCCAGACGTCGCCCTGGGTGGCTCGGACGAACTCAGCAGCTGCGACCTGATCGCCTCGGCCGGCGGCAAGCGCCAGCTCGGTGACGGCGTCGGTGTCCATGGCGGTCCCGTTTCGTCGGGGCGCGTCCGAAATCCGGGGCGGCGCGCCAACCTCTCCGCCGCTGGAGGCGTCGGACGTAACGGGCCGCGCGGCCAGCAGTGGTGCGTGGCAAAGCCGGGGCGGTTCCCGATTGTACGGGTCGGAGCGGGATTGTTCACCGAAAGGTCCTGGTCAGTGAGGTAAGACACGGACCGCCTGCCGCTTGGTGTGAGGCTTGCTCACAATGGGGCAATCCGGGCCAAATCGCGGTGGTTACCAAGATCGACCGGCGGCCACGATTGAACTGTTGACGCGGCGGGCGAGGGGCGCCCGGTGAGGACAGGTCCGCGCCCGGTGGGGACAGGTCCGGATGACGCGAGCGACGAACCGGCACAGGCGCGGGCCTGGGGTGGCCGGGCTCGGGCTGGCGCTGAGCCTGACCACAGCCGGCCCGGCGTTCGCGGACGTCGGCGTCGCCCCGTCGAGTGAACCGGCCGGTGGCAGCGGCGAGCTCACGTTCCGCGTCACCGACGACATCCCTGACGCCGGCACCACGAGCTTCGAGCTGGACCTGCCCGCCGATCACCCATTGCTCGGAGTGGTGCCCACCGCCAAGTTCGGCTGGGCTCTGGCGATCGAGCGCTCACCGGTGCCCGGGCCGACCGCCGGCCGGGTCACCCGGATCATCTGGAGCGCCCGCAGCACGACCACGGCCATTCAGCCGGGCCGCTACGGCACGTTCTCGATCAGCGTCCGGGAGTTTCCGATCGACGCCGCCCGAGTCCGCATCTCGGCGCTGCAGACCTGGAGCAACGGCGCGGTCGTCCAGTGGATCGACCCACTGGTTCCCGGCGGGCCGACGCCGCTGCACCCGGCACCGGAGATCACCCTGACCGCCGGCGGGTCGACCAGTCGCCCGGCGATCGAGTCGACCGGACCGACCGGGGCCGCGACCGCCTCGCAGACGCCGAGCGTTTCGGCTACCCCGGCCTCCACCGCCGCCTCCCCCGTGCCCGTCGCGATGCCTGGCCGGTCCGGGCCGAGCAGTCGGTTGGTCGACACCGCGATCGGCCTGTCCCTCGGGGCGGTCGGGCTCGCGCTCATCGCGATCGCGATGGC
This genomic interval from Sporichthyaceae bacterium contains the following:
- a CDS encoding sigma-70 family RNA polymerase sigma factor, translated to MDTDAVTELALAAGRGDQVAAAEFVRATQGDVWRYVAYLVDRGNADDLTQETYLRALRGLRTFRGETAGRIWLLSIARRVVADHFRKQGRRPNVVAALDGADGLRERLRADGDSAEEVSVRMLIAALDPDKRDAFVLTQLHGLSYAEAAQSCGVPIGTIRSRMARAREQLVADLADPLEHSDGRRLRLRRPR
- a CDS encoding DUF1775 domain-containing protein, which encodes MTRATNRHRRGPGVAGLGLALSLTTAGPAFADVGVAPSSEPAGGSGELTFRVTDDIPDAGTTSFELDLPADHPLLGVVPTAKFGWALAIERSPVPGPTAGRVTRIIWSARSTTTAIQPGRYGTFSISVREFPIDAARVRISALQTWSNGAVVQWIDPLVPGGPTPLHPAPEITLTAGGSTSRPAIESTGPTGAATASQTPSVSATPASTAASPVPVAMPGRSGPSSRLVDTAIGLSLGAVGLALIAIAMAGAALARKRSDGRPPIST